From Mya arenaria isolate MELC-2E11 chromosome 12, ASM2691426v1, the proteins below share one genomic window:
- the LOC128210477 gene encoding uncharacterized protein LOC128210477: MLLALQLLSASHIRRAFDKLAETATTEATRSLTAYIERQWMTNPIFAVEDWSVFRQIIRTNNDVEGWHNRLNQKVGGIGLGFYRLVLMAVESEDLERGGNVRCLRQDNAIRTLADEYLNGDIWTSEYLGRIGEVYRLRSLN, translated from the exons ATGCTGCTGGCTCTACAGTTGCTGTCTGCCAGTCACATCCGTCGTGCCTTTGATAAGCTGGCAGAGACGGCGACGACCGAAGCCACCCGTTCGCTCACCGCATACATTGAGAGACAGTGGATGACGAATCCCATCTTTGCGGTGGAGGATTGGTCCGTCTTTAGACAGATCATTCGCACCAACAACGATGTCGAAG GGTGGCACAACCGTCTCAACCAGAAGGTCGGAGGGATTGGACTGGGGTTTTACAGGCTCGTGCTGATGGCTGTAGAGTCGGAGGACTTGGAGAGAGGAGGCAACGTCCGTTGTCTGCGTCAAGACAACGCCATAAGGACGCTTGCAGACGAGTACTTGAATGGAGACATTTGGACTTCTGAGTACCTAGGAAGGATTGGAGAAGTGTATCGTCTGcgttccttaaactag